The following proteins are encoded in a genomic region of Primulina huaijiensis isolate GDHJ02 chromosome 3, ASM1229523v2, whole genome shotgun sequence:
- the LOC140973265 gene encoding uncharacterized protein → MGWIQETVVSVKSIQIRQALHQALSLALIVASALIIWKGLMCITGSESPVVVVLSESMEPGFARGDILFLHMSKDPIRAGEIVVYNIDGREIPIVHRVIKVHERRDTGNVDILTKGDNNEEDDISFYNGERWLQRHHIMGRAVGFLPYVGYITIFMTEKPIIKYVVIGVLGFLVITSKD, encoded by the exons ATGGGGTGGATTCAAGAAACGGTGGTTTCGGTCAAATCTATTCAAATTCGACAGGCCCTTCATCAGGCACTCAGCCTCG CTTTGATCGTTGCCTCGGCACTGATAATATGGAAAGGGTTGATGTGCATTACTGGGAGTGAATCCCCCGTTGTCGTTGTTCTTTCCGAAAGCATGGAGCCGGGCTTTGCAAGG GGAGACATTTTGTTCCTTCACATGAGTAAAGATCCCATTCGAGCTGGCGAAATTGTTGTATACAATATTGAT GGTCGTGAGATTCCAATTGTCCATCGTGTTATTAAG GTTCATGAACGACGTGACACGGGTAACGTTGATATCCTCACCAAAG GGGATAATAACGAAGAAGATGACATCTCTTTTTATAATGGTGAGCGTTGGTTGCAGAGGCACCACATCATGGGAAGAGCTGTGGG TTTCCTACCTTATGTTGGTTATATTACAATCTTCATGACAGAAAAACCAATAATAAAG TATGTTGTTATTGGTGTACTAGGATTTCTTGTCATTACATCAAAAGACTGA
- the LOC140973266 gene encoding pentatricopeptide repeat-containing protein At1g80150, mitochondrial — MLSLRLVRRFSIVPHYISTSPSAFSVDKTSSVRSCGRKPVEVDEPALVRLKNERDPEKLFNLFKANACNRVVVENRFAFEDTVCRLAGAGRFDYIENLLEHQKTLPQGRREGFILRIIMLYGRAGMTKHAVNTFYDMHLYGCKRTVKSFNAALKVLAQSRDLVAIESFLSDVPFRFGIKLDVCSINIVVKAFCEMGILEKAYLVLVEMGNVGITADVITYTTLIAAFYEASRPEIANGLWNLMLRKGCFPNVATFNVRVQFLVNRGRAWDANKLLAFMRHHKKFPDEVTYNLVIKGFFNAGYLEMAMRVYSAFHNDGHKPNQKIYQTMIHYLCKAGEFNVAYTMCKDSMQRNWYPSVHTINNLLEGLQKDGGFDKLEKAKYILSMALKKVPPYSAAQVKIMKSILSRN, encoded by the coding sequence ATGCTCTCTCTGCGATTGGTTCGCAGATTCAGCATTGTGCCACATTACATATCCACCTCCCCCAGTGCATTTTCAGTTGACAAGACTAGTTCTGTTCGGAGTTGCGGACGAAAACCTGTTGAAGTAGACGAGCCGGCACTTGTTAGGTTAAAGAATGAAAGGGACCCCGAAAAGTTGTTTAATTTGTTTAAGGCTAACGCCTGCAATCGTGTTGTTGTTGAGAACCGGTTCGCATTTGAGGACACAGTTTGTAGGTTAGCTGGGGCGGGCAGGTTTGATTACATTGAGAATCTTCTTGAGCATCAGAAGACTCTGCCACAGGGCCGAAGAGAAGGGTTCATTCTTAGGATAATAATGTTGTATGGGAGGGCTGGAATGACTAAACATGCTGTCAATACATTTTATGATATGCATTTATACGGTTGTAAGAGGACAGTGAAATCATTTAATGCAGCTCTGAAGGTGTTGGCTCAGTCACGTGATTTGGTGGCGATTGAGTCGTTCCTTAGTGATGTTCCATTTAGATTTGGGATAAAGCTAGATGTGTGTTCTATTAATATTGTTGTTAAAGCATTCTGTGAAATGGGTATACTTGAGAAGGCTTATTTAGTCCTGGTAGAGATGGGAAATGTGGGGATTACTGCCGACGTGATCACATATACAACCCTCATAGCAGCCTTTTATGAAGCTAGCCGTCCTGAAATTGCAAATGGATTGTGGAATCTTATGTTACGCAAAGGATGTTTTCCGAATGTAGCAACCTTCAATGTCCGGGTTCAGTTCTTGGTGAACAGGGGGCGTGCCTGGGATGCCAACAAGCTGTTGGCATTCATGCGACACCATAAGAAATTTCCTGATGAAGTTACGTATAATTTGGTTATTAAAGGTTTTTTCAATGCAGGATATCTTGAAATGGCGATGAGAGTTTATTCTGCTTTCCACAATGATGGCCACAAGCCAaatcaaaaaatttatcaaaccaTGATCCACTATCTTTGTAAAGCGGGAGAATTTAATGTGGCATACACCATGTGTAAAGATAGTATGCAAAGGAACTGGTATCCTAGTGTTCATACCATAAACAATCTGCTTGAAGGCCTTCAAAAAGATGGAGGATTTGACAAACTTGAAAAGgctaaatatattttaagtaTGGCTCTGAAAAAGGTGCCCCCCTATTCTGCTGCTCAggttaaaataatgaaatctaTATTATCGAGAAATTAA
- the LOC140973267 gene encoding DNA polymerase zeta processivity subunit — translation MDRKENRTPQGDITLILVEFLEVAITSIVCLKGVYPNGAFERRRYLNVVVHKARHPQLNEYIHSAVNGLLPFIQKGLVERVAVIFYGSDDIPIERFVFKLKVNLSYGTTVEQADLEFSLRSFLIKLPVSEPLTKVLPHNCRWEITSYFRSLPEASTTKDAAMWIPTDTVQWQQPPIIVPIKSMSSEPLGLQLYLEHPSLREQKN, via the exons ATGGATCGCAAGGAGAATAGAACCCCCCAAG GTGACATCACTCTGATTTTGGTAGAATTCTTGGAGGTTGCTATCACCTCCATTGTTTGTCTCAAAGGAGTCTATCCAAATG GGGCATTCGAGAGGCGAAGATACCTGAATGTGGTGGTTCATAAAGCCAGACACCCTCAGCTCAACGAATACATCCATTCTGCTGTTAATGGTCTCCTGCCCTTTATTCAAAAG GGATTGGTTGAAAGGGTTGCTGTGATATTTTACGGTAGTGATGACATTCCTATTGAAAGATTTGTTTTCAAGCTTAAAGTGAATCTTTCATATGGCACAACGGTTGAACAAGCTGACCTGGAGTTCTCTCTTAGGTCCTTCTTGATTAAACTTCCTGTATCGGAACCTCTGACTAAGGTTCTTCCTCACA ATTGCAGATGGGAAATAACTTCTTACTTTCGGTCACTTCCTGAGGCTAGCACTACGAAGGATGCAGCTATGTGGATCCCAACTGATACAGTGCAATGGCAGCAGCCACCAATAATCGTCCCAATCAAATCCATGAGCAGTGAACCTCTGGGTTTGCAACTTTATCTGGAACATCCTAGTCTCCGTGAGCAAAAGAATTAG
- the LOC140973268 gene encoding uncharacterized protein has protein sequence MSKSLLRQIKPLHHSQHNFKPSTRILVPHVKAFVNEICEILKTEEKQWEETLQDRFFEEEIAPSEVAHAVFDKIRDCELALKFFGFVSLNSCSLDGFAYSSLLKLLARSKAFLEIDNVLLECLNCEEKLPTHQALDFVIRARADSGLVSKALELYSFALKTYNALPHVLACNSLLNVLVKDGNIEGAWRVYNEMVERDCRGENCCLDNYSVCIMVKGLCKEGKVEEGLKLIEKRWGKNCIPNIVFYNTLIDGYCKRGDVKRAYGLLEDLKSKGFLPTEETYGAIVYGFCKQGNFEKVDHILKHMELRGMEVNVQVYNNILDAKYKCGFIGGALEIARKMIELGCKLDIVTYNSLISNACKDGKVQDAEMLLEEILKRGLIPNKLSFTPLIHAHCKKGDFDQASSLVIKMTECGHKPDLITYGSLVHGLVVAGEIDAALTIRNKMIEKEVPPDACIYNVLINGLCRKGRFADAKQLSLEMLNHNISPDAYVYATLLDGFIRGGNFDDAKKLFDDIINKGMDPGLVGYNAMLKGYCKFGMMKDAVLCMSRMTYRNIKPDEFTYSTIIDGYIKQNKFCSALSMFSLMLKRNLAPNVVTYTSLLSGFCQNGDFTGAEKIFKTMESNGMTPNVVTYTILIGSLCKKGDLVKAALIFERMLASKCAPNDVTFHYLINGLSNNSASVISRTDSESDHHMPMLLDVFGAMISDGLHPISGAYISIITCLCLRRMLGTALQLMDKMLLKGFPPDSVTLAALLYGICLEGKSKEWRSIIPPKLIGTEQDVALIYMTLFSRYSTREVTSEVSVILHHLARKKQNVVNET, from the coding sequence ATGTCTAAATCTCTTCTCCGTCAAATCAAGCCCTTGCACCATTCTCAGCACAATTTTAAACCATCCACGAGGATTCTGGTACCCCACGTCAAGGCATTCGTAAATGAAATCTGTGAGATACTCAAGACTGAAGAGAAACAGTGGGAAGAAACTCTCCAGGATCGATTCTTCGAAGAGGAGATTGCTCCTTCTGAAGTTGCCCACgcagtgtttgataaaattcgTGATTGTGAATTGGCTCTGAAATTCTTTGGTTTTGTTTCCCTAAACAGTTGTTCCCTCGATGGGTTTGCTTATTCTTCGCTTTTGAAGCTTTTAGCCCGATCAAAAGCGTTTCTTGAAATAGACAACGTGTTATTGGAATGTTTGAACTGTGAAGAAAAATTGCCTACTCACCAGGCATTGGACTTTGTCATCCGTGCCCGTGCTGATTCTGGGTTAGTTTCAAAAGCTCTCGAGTTGTATTCCTTTGCATTGAAAACTTATAATGCGCTGCCTCACGTGTTGGCTTGTAATTCTTTGCTTAATGTACTCGTAAAGGATGGAAACATTGAAGGGGCTTGGCGTGTATATAATGAGATGGTCGAGAGAGATTGCCGTGGTGAAAATTGTTGTCTTGACAATTATAGTGTTTGTATTATGGTTAAAGGATTGTGTAAAGAAGGAAAGGTTGAGGAAGGTCTAAAGTTGATTGAGAAAAGGTGGGGGAAGAATTGCATACCAAACATTGTGTTTTATAATACTCTCATTGATGGATATTGCAAGAGAGGTGATGTTAAGAGAGCCTATGGGCTTCTGGAGGACTTGAAAAGTAAGGGTTTTTTGCCAACAGAAGAGACTTATGGGGCCATCGTATATGGCTTTTGCAAACAAGGAAATTTTGAGAAGGTCGACCATATCTTGAAACATATGGAGTTGAGGGGCATGGAAGTTAATGTTcaagtatataataatattctAGACGCTAAGTATAAGTGTGGTTTCATTGGGGGAGCATTGGAAATTGCTAGAAAAATGATTGAGCTTGGCTGCAAGTTGGACATTGTGACTTATAATTCTTTGATCTCTAATGCATGTAAGGATGGGAAGGTTCAGGATGCTGAAATGCTTTTAGAAGAGATACTTAAGAGGGGATTGATTCCAAATAAGCTAAGCTTTACGCCTCTCATACATGCCCACTGCAAGAAAGGAGATTTTGACCAGGCCTCCAGTCTTGTCATTAAGATGACAGAATGTGGACATAAACCTGATTTGATAACTTATGGAAGCCTTGTACATGGCCTAGTTGTTGCTGGAGAGATAGATGCTGCATTAACTATTCGAAACAAGATGATAGAAAAGGAAGTACCTCCTGATGCGTGCATTTATAATGTCTTGATCAATGGACTTTGTAGAAAAGGTAGATTTGCAGATGCAAAGCAGCTTTCTTTAGAGATGCTCAACCACAATATATCACCTGATGCATATGTCTATGCCACTTTACTGGATGGATTTATAAGGGGTGGTAATTTTGACGATGCAAAGAAACTTTTTGATGACATTATCAATAAGGGTATGGACCCTGGGCTTGTGGGGTACAATGCTATGCTTAAAGGCTATTGCAAATTTGGGATGATGAAAGATGCAGTCCTTTGTATGAGTAGAATGACTTATAGAAACATTAAGCCTGATGAATTTACTTACTCTACGATTATTGATGGATACATTaagcaaaataaattttgtagtGCATTATCGATGTTTAGCCTGATGCTAAAACGAAATCTTGCACCAAATGTTGTAACTTATACCTCTCTTCTCAGTGGGTTTTGCCAGAATGGAGATTTTACAGGAGCtgaaaagatttttaagacaatGGAATCGAATGGGATGACACCTAATGTTGTGACATACACTATACTCATAGGTAGCCTTTGCAAAAAGGGGGATCTTGTGAAAGCAGCATTGATTTTTGAAAGGATGCTGGCCAGCAAGTGTGCTCCCAATGATGTCAcatttcattatttaattaacGGATTATCAAATAACTCAGCTTCTGTCATTTCAAGGACAGACAGTGAATCTGATCATCATATGCCTATGCTTCTTGATGTTTTTGGAGCAATGATATCTGATGGCTTGCACCCTATCTCTGGTGCATATATTTCGATCATTACTTGCCTTTGCTTGCGCAGAATGCTTGGAACTGCACTGCAGTTGATGGATAAGATGCTGCTTAAAGGCTTTCCTCCAGATTCAGTAACTTTGGCTGCCTTGTTATATGGTATTTGTTTGGAGGGTAAGTCTAAAGAATGGAGGAGCATAATTCCTCCCAAATTGATTGGCACAGAGCAGGATGTAGCTTTAATTTACATGACCTTATTTTCACGCTATTCAACTCGTGAAGTGACCTCAGAGGTATCAGTGATTTTGCATCACCTTGCTAGAAAGAAGCAAAATGTTGTGAATGAGACGTGA